In Rhodothermales bacterium, a single window of DNA contains:
- a CDS encoding TlpA disulfide reductase family protein, giving the protein MHPYRLLPLTALVFLAGCGPKADPVEPPEPVTRTVSGVAITDLETPMPAFRVATVHGDSLFSTQLSGKVVLVNFWATWCAPCIVETPELVGLQEEWKDRPFQVLGASLDAYADEEVVGFVEDFSVQYPVFVDEIELAEAFGGAYALPTTYLVDPGGVIRKRWVGLFPFEDARAELDAMVSAQESMGSK; this is encoded by the coding sequence ATGCATCCCTACCGTCTCCTTCCGCTGACTGCACTCGTGTTCCTGGCCGGCTGTGGGCCGAAAGCCGATCCGGTGGAACCACCCGAGCCCGTGACGCGCACCGTTTCAGGAGTCGCCATCACGGACCTTGAAACACCCATGCCAGCGTTCCGCGTAGCCACCGTCCATGGAGACAGCCTGTTCTCCACGCAGCTTTCGGGAAAGGTGGTCCTCGTCAATTTCTGGGCTACGTGGTGTGCCCCCTGCATTGTCGAAACGCCGGAGTTGGTTGGACTCCAGGAAGAATGGAAGGACCGGCCATTCCAGGTGCTGGGTGCCTCGCTCGATGCGTACGCTGACGAGGAGGTCGTGGGCTTCGTCGAGGACTTTTCAGTCCAGTATCCGGTGTTTGTTGACGAAATCGAATTGGCTGAGGCATTCGGCGGGGCGTATGCCCTCCCGACAACGTACCTGGTCGATCCGGGTGGCGTCATCCGAAAGCGGTGGGTGGGACTCTTTCCGTTCGAGGACGCCCGGGCTGAACTGGACGCAATGGTCTCCGCTCAGGAATCGATGGGATCGAAATAA
- a CDS encoding pitrilysin family protein gives MEGYSFVEESEGIACWRLDSNGLHVLLLPQMLAPVATFMVTYRVGSRNERLGETGATHFLEHMMFKGTEAFNKANGQTVFKTLQRLGAQVNATTWNDRTNYYEMLPAEHLETAIRIEADRMRGLLLSEEDVRSEKTVILNEFDRGENEPIRKMYHAVWSAAFEAHPYHHPTIGWRSDIENMTAEGLRSFYDRFYWPDNAYVSVIGGFNSERVLAAISDAFGAIPSAPHPIPEISIREPVQRGERRVTVRMKGDVPAVMMAYKAPDALSAVSAPLHLAAMVLSHGKTSRLYRALVDAGLATAQRAAMSAFRDPGLFTVLVMLNASARTEDVERVLLEELARMTSTAISDAEFKRALTALEAETRYSRDGSFATAALLNEAIAAGDWKLFTTFLEQAARQTPESIRSAMQEVVNPDQLTVGYFDPIDS, from the coding sequence GTGGAAGGTTATTCGTTCGTCGAGGAGTCCGAGGGAATTGCTTGCTGGAGGTTGGACAGCAACGGGTTGCATGTCCTGCTGCTGCCCCAGATGCTGGCACCCGTGGCCACATTCATGGTTACGTACCGGGTGGGCAGCCGGAATGAACGACTGGGGGAGACCGGGGCCACGCACTTCCTGGAGCATATGATGTTCAAGGGAACGGAAGCCTTCAACAAGGCCAACGGCCAGACGGTGTTCAAGACGCTCCAGCGTTTGGGGGCGCAGGTCAATGCAACGACCTGGAACGATCGAACGAACTATTATGAGATGCTCCCGGCAGAGCACCTGGAGACCGCCATCCGTATTGAAGCGGACCGGATGCGCGGGCTGCTGCTCTCCGAGGAGGACGTGCGGTCCGAGAAGACGGTCATCCTGAATGAATTCGACCGTGGCGAAAACGAGCCGATCAGGAAGATGTACCATGCCGTCTGGTCTGCCGCATTCGAAGCCCACCCATACCACCATCCGACCATCGGATGGCGGAGTGATATCGAGAACATGACGGCCGAGGGGCTGCGCTCGTTCTATGACCGGTTCTATTGGCCGGACAATGCCTATGTGTCCGTCATTGGCGGATTCAATTCGGAGCGCGTACTGGCGGCCATTTCGGACGCATTCGGAGCCATTCCGTCTGCCCCTCATCCCATTCCCGAAATCAGCATCCGGGAGCCCGTCCAGCGGGGAGAACGTCGGGTAACCGTCCGCATGAAGGGCGACGTTCCTGCCGTTATGATGGCATACAAGGCTCCAGACGCGCTCTCAGCCGTTTCGGCACCGCTTCATCTGGCGGCCATGGTTCTTTCCCATGGAAAGACAAGCCGGCTTTATCGCGCCCTGGTGGATGCAGGACTGGCCACGGCCCAGCGTGCGGCCATGTCGGCCTTTCGCGACCCCGGACTCTTCACCGTGCTGGTCATGTTGAACGCGTCTGCCCGAACGGAGGATGTCGAGCGGGTTCTCCTGGAAGAACTGGCCCGAATGACGTCAACAGCCATCTCGGACGCCGAATTCAAGCGTGCGCTCACAGCGCTTGAGGCCGAGACCCGGTACAGTCGGGACGGTTCATTTGCCACAGCGGCCCTGCTCAACGAAGCTATTGCCGCGGGAGATTGGAAACTGTTCACAACGTTTCTGGAACAGGCCGCCCGACAGACGCCGGAGTCCATCCGGTCCGCCATGCAGGAGGTGGTGAATCCCGATCAATTGACGGTGGGTTATTTCGATCCCATCGATTCCTGA